TCAACTTGAATTTATTTCCAACATTTAATTAACTCTATTAAGAATTAATCAAAATGAAATTCCTCGCTGTTATCGCTGTTGCCCTTTGCTTGGCTGTTTGCTTTGTATCGCAATCTTCGGCATTGCCAGCAGGATCTCCTGAAGATGGTCAATTCATTGATGGTTTGGATGCTATTGCAGCAATTGAACCCGAGTTACATGGTCGTTACAAGAGAGCTACATGTGATTTGTTGAGCGCCACTGGATATAGTGGTACAGCTTGTGCAGCTCACTGTTTGTTGCTTGGACATCGTGGCGGTTATTGCAACAATAAATCTGTGTGCGTTTGTCGCAATTAAATTATTCTctaatttatctaaaataattggatctaatttaataaaatgggtatataaaaaataatttctatgtgtttagtagtttaatttttaagaaattgttgggtaatttataaaaattaggatgattttaaacaatttcaaaaaaaagtgaaattccGAACAGCGCTCTCTCCGATTTTGACATATTCTTTGTATAAATACG
The window above is part of the Lucilia cuprina isolate Lc7/37 chromosome 6, ASM2204524v1, whole genome shotgun sequence genome. Proteins encoded here:
- the LOC111687200 gene encoding phormicin-like; protein product: MKFLAVIAVALCLAVCFVSQSSALPAGSPEDGQFIDGLDAIAAIEPELHGRYKRATCDLLSATGYSGTACAAHCLLLGHRGGYCNNKSVCVCRN